In Anopheles gambiae chromosome 2, idAnoGambNW_F1_1, whole genome shotgun sequence, a single window of DNA contains:
- the LOC3290509 gene encoding toll-like receptor 7 encodes MQLTVRCTIAYLFAGIVSLLSVDQSRGDECVSMKRDRHRTLMEEYRHSPNWDGFLTEDTLNLRQNETEVDLSRQGFKEVHWHLSSIVGDGYEIFELNLAFNNLEELNELTFLKFYSLETLNLSNNRLQTISNLTFGSLIRLVELDLSFNLIHTLERQAFDRLYALESLSLRENCLVTLAPNQFHFNDHLSSVLLDHNQLAFLPPILFDPITMVDEIYELDLSDNNFRRMPYIETKEIALLKIDNNHIETLTVNKSFNVRALQIQHNNIYDADLFKFNRAEHIDLSHNNLDNIVGLHEMNQLEYLDLSSNNVSKFDYNLKYSIRNIPSLVTLRLQNCSLSEHNIGGLLASDSILNLDLSQNNFVRLNVSDLSRMRSLQYLSLNFNYLRELISYERLGHEFPFLELVSLSFNRWNCTYYDQLNAYLNRTHIRSTSDPRDCYINGTHVTDSYVTDAFEPQYTMNHIKRDMTVLRNLGRNTIYFMYALFSTIRGQGNETALHQQRLDGQLHDLERDVDRLLGMLAFLVAIFATVLFVAVVYGGWRLVRKWQHDRTVKVVTYNKRANEFSNGVTVNDVIRDNSTA; translated from the exons ATGCAGCTTACAGTACG ATGCACAATAGCGTACCTCTTTGCGGGGATTGTTTCGTTGCTGTCGGTCGACCAATCACGCGGCGATGAGTGTGTCAGTATGAAGCGTGATCGCCATCGAACGCTCATGGAAGAGTACCGCCATTCGCCGAACTGGGACGGCTTCCTAACGGAGGACACGCTAAACCTTCGCCAAAATGAAACGGAGGTCGATCTGTCCCGGCAGGGCTTCAAGGAGGTGCACTGGCATCTGAGCAGCATCGTCGGCGATGGGTACGAGATATTCGAGCTAAACCTGGCGTTCAACAATCTGGAGGAGCTGAACGAGCTGACCTTCCTGAAGTTCTACTCGCTGGAAACGCTCAACCTGTCCAACAACCGGCTGCAGACGATCAGCAACCTTACGTTCGGTTCGCTGATACGGCTGGTCGAGCTGGACCTTTCCTTCAATCTGATTCACACCCTCGAACGGCAAGCGTTCGATCGGCTGTACGCGCTCGAGTCGTTGAGCCTGCGGGAAAACTGCCTAGTAACGCTCGCACCCAACCAATTTCACTTCAACGATCACCTCTCGTCGGTGCTGCTCGATCACAATCAGCTCGCCTTTCTGCCCCCGATCCTGTTCGATCCGATCACAATGGTGGACGAGATCTACGAGCTCGATCTGTCCGACAACAACTTCCGCCGGATGCCGTACATCGAGACGAAGGAGATCGCCCTGCTGAAGATCGACAACAATCACATCGAAACGCTCACGGTCAACAAATCGTTCAATGTGCGCGCGCTTCAGATCCAGCACAACAACATCTACGATGCGGACCTGTTCAAGTTTAACCGGGCCGAACACATCGACCTGTCGCACAACAACCTGGACAACATCGTCGGGCTGCACGAGATGAACCAGCTCGAGTACCTGGACCTTTCCTCGAACAATGTGTCCAAGTTCGACTACAACCTTAAGTACTCGATACGCAACATTCCCAGCCTGGTGACGCTGCGGCTGCAGAACTGCAGCCTAAGCGAGCACAACATCGGTGGCCTGCTGGCGTCGGACTCGATCCTCAATCTCGACCTGTCGCAGAACAACTTTGTGCGGCTGAACGTGAGCGATCTGTCGCGGATGCGCTCGCTCCAGTATCTGAGCCTTAACTTCAACTATCTGCGCGAGCTGATCAGCTACGAGCGGTTGGGGCATGAGTTTCCGTTTCTCGAGTTGGTGTCGCTGTCGTTCAACCGCTGGAACTGCACCTACTACGATCAGCTGAATGCGTACCTTAACCGCACGCACATCCGTTCGACGAGCGATCCGCGCGATTGCTACATCAACGGTACGCACGTGACCGACTCCTACGTTACGGATGCGTTCGAGCCGCAGTACACGATGAACCACATCAAGCGGGACATGACCGTGCTGCGCAATCTCGGCCGCAACACGATCTACTTCATGTACGCGCTCTTCTCCACGATCCGGGGGCAGGGCAATGAGACGGCGCTGCACCAGCAGCGGCTCGACGGCCAGCTGCACGATCTGGAGCGGGATGTGGACCGATTGCTCGGTATGCTAGCGTTCCTGGTGGCCATCTTTGCGACCGTGCTGTTCGTGGCCGTAGTGTACGGTGGCTGGCGGTTGGTGCGCAAGTGGCAGCACGATCGCACGGTGAAGGTGGTGACGTACAACAAGCGCGCGAACGAGTTCAGCAACGGTGTTACGGTTAACGACGTAATACGCGATAACTCGACGGCTTAG
- the LOC1281471 gene encoding uncharacterized protein LOC1281471: MINRRKVSLSVLFVPLCLLLAANIDPTAGHGRLIEPPSRASAWRYGFSTPPNYNDHELYCGGFNRQWQRNEGKCGECGDPFDAPLPRPHEFGGKWGQGVIVRRYKPGTTITLRVELTASHMGYFEFRICDNVQAKQDCLDKHLMRIVSGTPSIPHPNDLKTRFYPRNGSRIYDMKAELPADLNCNNCVVQWKYVAGNNWGICPDGNGAVGCGPQEEFRACADVSVSEKDGQDNRTPLRPSQKPTPTRAPDSSTEPAEGEQPIEEEPPKGVKYMGPLVAIISLFLVLCGFAALYIYHYHGGRIKALMRWNREKTQKGAHGTEPIANMGGAGVAHHGDVEANAPVPPPRTKRISNQIRDIDAQESSVLSGSTKRQSPLDITVSRQPSGMD; the protein is encoded by the exons ATGATCAATCGACGAAAAGTGTCCTTAAGTGTGCTGTTCGTGCCTTTGTGTCTTCTGCTGGCGGCGAACATCGATCCCACCGCCGGACATGGCCGCCTAATAGAGCCACCAAGCCGCGCCTCGGCCTGGCGGTACGGATTTTCCACCCCGCCCAACTACAACGACCACGAGCTGTACTGTGGCGGATTTAACCGGCAGTGGCAAAGGAACGAGGGCAAGTGTGGGGAGTGTGGCGATCCGTTCGATGCACCGCTGCCGCGTCCGCACGAGTTCGGGGGCAAATGGGGTCAGGGTGTGATAGTGCGACGATACAAACCCGGCACCACCATCACGCTACGCGTCGAGCTCACTGCCAGCCACATGGG GTACTTCGAGTTCCGCATCTGTGACAATGTGCAGGCCAAGCAAGACTGTCTGGACAAGCATCTGATGCGGATCGTCAGCGGTACACCGAGCATTCCGCATCCGAACGACCTGAAGACGCGGTTCTACCCTCGCAACGGTAGCCGGATCTACGACATGAAGGCAGAACTTCCCGCAG ATCTAAACTGCAACAACTGCGTGGTGCAGTGGAAGTACGTCGCCGGCAACAACTGGGGCATCTGTCCGGACGGAAACGGTGCGGTCGGCTGCGGCCCCCAGGAAGAGTTCCGCGCCTGTGCGGACGTATCGGTCAGCGAGAAGGACGGCCAGGACAATCGTACCCCGCTGCGGCCGAGCCAGAAGCCGACACCGACCCGTGCCCCCGACTCGAGCACGGAACCGGCCGAGGGCGAGCAACCGATCGAGGAGGAACCACCGAAGGGCGTCAAGTATATGGGCCCACTGGTGGCGATTATATCGCTTTTTCTGGTCCTATGTGGATTTGCTGCACTTTATATTTATCACTATCATGGGGGGCGGATAAAGGCGCTGATGCGCTGGAACCGGGAAAAGACGCAGAAGGGTGCGCACGGCACGGAACCGATCGCGAACATGGGCGGTGCTGGCGTGGCCCATCACGGCGATGTGGAAGCGAACGCACCGGTACCACCGCCACGCACGAAACGTATCTCCAACCAAATCCGCGACATCGATGCGCAAGAGTCGAGCGTACTGTCCGGTAGTACCAAGCGCCAGTCGCCGCTGGATATCACGGTTAGCCGGCAACCGAGCGGGATGGACTGA